One Malania oleifera isolate guangnan ecotype guangnan chromosome 10, ASM2987363v1, whole genome shotgun sequence genomic region harbors:
- the LOC131166046 gene encoding protein NRT1/ PTR FAMILY 4.6-like isoform X2, with protein sequence MHMGDEEQQIKNYWEGYVNWRNRAAVKGLHGGMLAASFVLGVEVMENLAYLANASNLVLYLSKFMHFSPSTSANIVTNFMGTAFLLALLGGFLSDAFFSTYLIYLISAAVELAGLSILTVQARAPSLKPAWCVLTDANGACQEANGGKAAILFMGLYLVALGVGGIKGSLPPHGAEQFDETTPQGRKQRSAFFNYYVFCLSCGALIAVTFVVWIEDNKGWQWGFGISALAILISIPIFLLGSTTYRIKIPSGSPITTIFKVLIATACNSFTSRSHRNSTIISLATSPPSITTDSSNNEGGSGIAQDQKGNVPNTSRSKCLNFLHRAVTNKPLHPALECTITQVEEAATMNTQLGSLRIPPASLPIFPVVFIIILAPFYNHIIIPFARKVNKTEMGITHLQRIGTGLVLSIIAMAVAALVEIKRKGVAAQYGLLNSAQPLPLTFLWIAFQYLFLGSADLFTLAGMMEFFFTEAPLSMRSLATALAWASLAMGYYLSSVLVSTVNRVTGNSQHQPWLFGSNLNHCHLERFYWLMCVLSGLNFLHYLLWASRYKYRPMRPDN encoded by the exons ATGCATATG GGTGATGAAGAACAGCAGATAAAGAATTACTGGGAGGGGTACGTGAACTGGAGGAATAGAGCTGCCGTCAAAGGTCTTCATGGCGGCATGCTTGCTGCATCCTTTGTCCTTG GCGTGGAGGTGATGGAGAACCTAGCATACCTGGCAAACGCGAGCAACCTGGTGCTTTATCTGTCAAAATTCATGCATTTTTCTCCATCCACCTCCGCCAACATTGTCACAAATTTCATGGGCACCGCCTTCCTCCTTGCTCTTCTTGGTGGCTTCCTATCCGACGCCTTCTTCTCTACTTATCTCATCTACTTGATCAGCGCAGCAGTCGAGCTCGCG GGTCTTTCCATACTGACGGTTCAAGCTCGTGCACCTTCGCTAAAGCCAGCATGGTGTGTATTAACCGATGCAAACGGTGCATGCCAGGAAGCTAATGGTGGGAAAGCAGCGATATTGTTTATGGGCCTTTATCTGGTAGCATTGGGCGTTGGAGGGATTAAAGGTTCCCTCCCCCCGCACGGCGCAGAGCAGTTTGATGAGACTACCCCACAAGGAAGAAAGCAGAGATCAGCATTCTTCAACTACTACGTCTTCTGCCTCTCCTGCGGTGCTCTTATTGCTGTGACTTTCGTGGTGTGGATTGAAGACAACAAAGGCTGGCAATGGGGCTTTGGCATCTCTGCTCTCGCAATACTCATCTCCATCCCTATCTTCTTGCTGGGCTCTACTACTTACAGGATCAAAATTCCCTCTGGAAGCCCTATAACCACCATTTTCAAG GTTTTGATCGCAACAGCTTGCAACAGTTTTACTTCTAGGAGTCATAGGAACAGCACCATCATAAGCTTAGCGACAAGCCCACCTAGTATAACGACAGATAGTAGTAATAATGAAGGAGGAAGTGGTATTGCCCAAGATCAAAAGGGAAATGTGCCAAATACAAGCAGAAGCAAATGCCTCAATTTCCTTCACAGGGCAGTCACAAACAAGCCACTCCACCCGGCGTTGGAATGTACAATAACGCAAGTAGAAGAG GCAGCCACCATGAACACTCAGCTTGGCTCTTTGAGGATACCTCCGGCTTCTCTTCCAATTTTCCCCGTCGTCTTCATCATTATCCTTGCACCATTCTATAACCATATCATTATCCCATTCGCCAGAAAAGTGAACAAGACCGAAATGGGGATCACTCATTTGCAGAGGATTGGGACAGGCCTGGTTCTGTCCATTATAGCCATGGCAGTTGCAGCCTTAGTGGAGATCAAGAGAAAAGGGGTTGCTGCACAATATGGGCTATTAAATTCTGCACAGCCATTACCCCTCACATTCTTGTGGATTGCATTTCAGTACTTGTTTCTCGGGTCGGCTGATCTTTTCACCCTGGCTGGAATGATGGAGTTCTTTTTCACAGAGGCCCCATTGAGCATGAGGTCCTTGGCCACTGCTCTCGCCTGGGCTTCTCTGGCCATGGGGTACTACCTCAGCTCCGTGCTTGTGTCAACAGTTAACCGCGTGACGGGCAATTCTCAGCACCAACCTTGGCTGTTtggaagcaacttgaatcattgtCATCTGGAGAGATTTTACTGGTTGATGTGTGTATTAAGCGGATTGAACTTCTTGCATTATCTCCTATGGGCTAGCCGATACAAGTACAGACCTATGAGGCCTGATAATTAG
- the LOC131166046 gene encoding protein NRT1/ PTR FAMILY 4.6-like isoform X1: MHMGDEEQQIKNYWEGYVNWRNRAAVKGLHGGMLAASFVLGVEVMENLAYLANASNLVLYLSKFMHFSPSTSANIVTNFMGTAFLLALLGGFLSDAFFSTYLIYLISAAVELAGLSILTVQARAPSLKPAWCVLTDANGACQEANGGKAAILFMGLYLVALGVGGIKGSLPPHGAEQFDETTPQGRKQRSAFFNYYVFCLSCGALIAVTFVVWIEDNKGWQWGFGISALAILISIPIFLLGSTTYRIKIPSGSPITTIFKVLIATACNSFTSRSHRNSTIISLATSPPSITTDSSNNEGGSGIAQDQKGNVPNTSRSKCLNFLHRAVTNKPLHPALECTITQVEEVKIVLKILPIFASTIMLNCCLAQLSTFSVQQAATMNTQLGSLRIPPASLPIFPVVFIIILAPFYNHIIIPFARKVNKTEMGITHLQRIGTGLVLSIIAMAVAALVEIKRKGVAAQYGLLNSAQPLPLTFLWIAFQYLFLGSADLFTLAGMMEFFFTEAPLSMRSLATALAWASLAMGYYLSSVLVSTVNRVTGNSQHQPWLFGSNLNHCHLERFYWLMCVLSGLNFLHYLLWASRYKYRPMRPDN, encoded by the exons ATGCATATG GGTGATGAAGAACAGCAGATAAAGAATTACTGGGAGGGGTACGTGAACTGGAGGAATAGAGCTGCCGTCAAAGGTCTTCATGGCGGCATGCTTGCTGCATCCTTTGTCCTTG GCGTGGAGGTGATGGAGAACCTAGCATACCTGGCAAACGCGAGCAACCTGGTGCTTTATCTGTCAAAATTCATGCATTTTTCTCCATCCACCTCCGCCAACATTGTCACAAATTTCATGGGCACCGCCTTCCTCCTTGCTCTTCTTGGTGGCTTCCTATCCGACGCCTTCTTCTCTACTTATCTCATCTACTTGATCAGCGCAGCAGTCGAGCTCGCG GGTCTTTCCATACTGACGGTTCAAGCTCGTGCACCTTCGCTAAAGCCAGCATGGTGTGTATTAACCGATGCAAACGGTGCATGCCAGGAAGCTAATGGTGGGAAAGCAGCGATATTGTTTATGGGCCTTTATCTGGTAGCATTGGGCGTTGGAGGGATTAAAGGTTCCCTCCCCCCGCACGGCGCAGAGCAGTTTGATGAGACTACCCCACAAGGAAGAAAGCAGAGATCAGCATTCTTCAACTACTACGTCTTCTGCCTCTCCTGCGGTGCTCTTATTGCTGTGACTTTCGTGGTGTGGATTGAAGACAACAAAGGCTGGCAATGGGGCTTTGGCATCTCTGCTCTCGCAATACTCATCTCCATCCCTATCTTCTTGCTGGGCTCTACTACTTACAGGATCAAAATTCCCTCTGGAAGCCCTATAACCACCATTTTCAAG GTTTTGATCGCAACAGCTTGCAACAGTTTTACTTCTAGGAGTCATAGGAACAGCACCATCATAAGCTTAGCGACAAGCCCACCTAGTATAACGACAGATAGTAGTAATAATGAAGGAGGAAGTGGTATTGCCCAAGATCAAAAGGGAAATGTGCCAAATACAAGCAGAAGCAAATGCCTCAATTTCCTTCACAGGGCAGTCACAAACAAGCCACTCCACCCGGCGTTGGAATGTACAATAACGCAAGTAGAAGAGGTGAAGATAGTGCTGAAGATCTTACCCATCTTCGCTTCCACCATAATGCTCAATTGTTGCCTGGCTCAGCTCTCCACGTTTTCTGTCCAACAGGCAGCCACCATGAACACTCAGCTTGGCTCTTTGAGGATACCTCCGGCTTCTCTTCCAATTTTCCCCGTCGTCTTCATCATTATCCTTGCACCATTCTATAACCATATCATTATCCCATTCGCCAGAAAAGTGAACAAGACCGAAATGGGGATCACTCATTTGCAGAGGATTGGGACAGGCCTGGTTCTGTCCATTATAGCCATGGCAGTTGCAGCCTTAGTGGAGATCAAGAGAAAAGGGGTTGCTGCACAATATGGGCTATTAAATTCTGCACAGCCATTACCCCTCACATTCTTGTGGATTGCATTTCAGTACTTGTTTCTCGGGTCGGCTGATCTTTTCACCCTGGCTGGAATGATGGAGTTCTTTTTCACAGAGGCCCCATTGAGCATGAGGTCCTTGGCCACTGCTCTCGCCTGGGCTTCTCTGGCCATGGGGTACTACCTCAGCTCCGTGCTTGTGTCAACAGTTAACCGCGTGACGGGCAATTCTCAGCACCAACCTTGGCTGTTtggaagcaacttgaatcattgtCATCTGGAGAGATTTTACTGGTTGATGTGTGTATTAAGCGGATTGAACTTCTTGCATTATCTCCTATGGGCTAGCCGATACAAGTACAGACCTATGAGGCCTGATAATTAG